TAAAGGGGTAGTTTCGCTAAGGCGAGGCTACCCCTTGTCCAATTTGGATAGGAATAAAAATAATAAGTATATGTGATTTAGCACCTGCTTTTTTATAAAAAGTTAGGTGTTTTTTTAGTTTTTTCTCCTAAATTACGACATATATCGACAAATTATCATGGGTTATATTACCGTTTACTATTGTGGGAAAATAAGTAATAATAAAGTGCGGAGTTTTTTAAAAAATCAAATATATACTATTTGACTGAAAAATTCTGAAAAAAGATTGAAACGAGGGTGTGGCATATGAAACAAGTAAACGAAGTACCAAAAAGTGTATTGAACCAACTAGCAGAAGTAGCTCAGCAACAACAAGAAAGTTTGGAGGCACTTGTAGCATTCTATTCCCAAGAAAGGTTGTTAGTTCGACTGGCAGCTTCTTCCTATGAAGATCAATATTGGCTATATGGCGAATTTTTATTAGGGACATTGACCAATGATATAAAGTCTTCTTCTGGAATTACATTATGCGCCAAAAAAATGGTCAATAAAGAAAGTATCATCAAACATGCTTTCAAAGAAATTTCTACAGTGAAAGTAGCCGAAGATGGGGTTGCGTTTGTCAGCGATGAAATAGAAGTATCCTCTAGCGGTGAAGAAGAAGTTCAAATTAGGATTCCTGCGCAAATAGGGCACATAACAACATACATAGAAATAGCAATAACTTTATTTAATAGTGCTTCCATGGCTCCTCGAAAAATTGCAACCGCATCATTGCTAAATAGTTCGTCAACTGAACTATTAGCGTATCCGACAGAGCTCATCATTGCACATAAATTTAATACCATATATCAATATCCAACATTAGAAGAAACGTTGAAAGATTATTATGCAATTTATTTACTAGCAAGTACCCAAAATTTTGAAGGTCGTGTATTACAAGAGGCTATACTCGATACATTCGAACGACATAAAACGACAATTGAAAAAAATCCGCCTGTGTTCTCAAAACGTTTTGATTTGGACGACAGCAAGAACAAAGCATGGCAACAATTATTAACGCAACAAGTATCCTTTGCTAAAGTTCAAAAACTTGTTCACCAATTTTTATGGCCAATTTATAATCAAATTGAAGTAGAAGATGAATTCTTTGAAAATTGGGATTATACATGTGGTAATTGGCGATAAAACATTGAAAAATCCGCGAGCTCAAATAGCGTTCGCGGATTTTTTATCTGTATCTTTAATTTATCCGACATTTTCTGGACTTAAAATATCGGATATAGTAGGTTGTTTTTAATTATGATAGATAGCGAAAGGAGTGATATTAATGGATTGGATTGTAAGAATAAATAGAGTAATGGATTACATTGAACAAAATCTATCCGGTAAAATAGACGCCAAAGAGGTAGCAAAATTAGCATGTTGTTCTGAGTACCATTTTCCTAGAATGTTTTCAGCTATAACAGGATTTACATTGGCGGAGTATATTAGGCGAAGGCGTTTATCGCAAGCTGCATTTGAACTTCAAAACAACAGCTCTATTCGAATTATTGACCTTTCGATTAAGTATGGATATGATTCACCTGATGCCTTCAGCCGTGCTTTTAAGAACCTCCATGGGGTTACTCCAACAGTAGCTCGCAAGAAAGGGATTGAATTAAAAGCCATCCCAAGACTCTCCTTTCATATTTCAATCAAAGGAGATGTAGAGATGGATTATCGAATCGAAGTATTAGAAGTTGAAGTTGAAATTGTAGGTGTGAAACAAGAAGTTAGGACAGCTGATGCTTTTATTGATATTCCTAAAATGTGGGAAGCTGCGAATAAAAATGGATTGTTACAAAGATTAATAAATATGTCATGGGAAAGCCCACAATGCAAAATGGAAGGGATTTTAGGTGTTTGCGGCAAACAAGCGGCAATTACAGATGAAGAATTTGATTATTTTATGGGATGTCGCTATTCGCAAAAATTCCCCAATGATATGGAGAAAATCGTCATCCCTAAAAATACAACATGGGCTGTTTTCCCAAATATCATGGATGCTTGGAACCGTTTATATACTGAATGGCTGCCATCGTCCGGATACGAATTGGCAGACCTGCCTTGCGTTGAAAATTATTTAGCACCTGATCGCATTCCTAGTAATGAGCTTTGGGTTCCTGTCCTACAAAAATAGTTTTTAAAACGTATTTACTGTGCATATAGATGTAAGTTGAAGAAGACCACTCCACGAAGGGTGGTCTATTTTATTGAGTAAAATCACTAAACAGAAACAACGAGGTAAGGTGTGAGAGATGTAAAATATAAATGTTAGACCAATCTAGAAATGGTTTTAATGCGCCATTCATTTGCATACAGTGGGGTGAAAGCAATCTTTGAAAGGATGTGAAGACACGATGAAAGTGAAGGTTAAAGAATGGCGTGTAATGTCCGATCATAACAAACAATTATTATTAAACGCGGTAGCTACGAAATAAAACCTTAATGAGTGTCTGAAAAGATAATCACTAACGAATAGCTAAAACAATTAAATAAAATATTGACACTTACTTCGGTAGGTGTTTTTTTTATTATAAACTGTCGGAAGCACTATAGCTCTACTAACAACCGCTTTGCAAAGGCTTGTTTAGATAATAGCAGGTTAAATGGTATGATAAGAATAGATTGGTAAATCGGATATAAAAAATGAGAAGGGAGTTAGTGTGAATGGAAGTTAGAAAGCCGAACAACTTTGAAAAAGATGAAATCATTGCGCTTTCGCCACAAGCTTTATTTGATGGTACATTGGGCGGAGTAAGGGCAACCAATGAAAAAGTAATGAACCTTATTGAACCTCTTCTAAATAAAGGATGCTATTATTTAATCGCAACAGAGAATCATAACTTAATGGGATGGATTCTAATTGGTGAAAATAAAGACCAATTTACGGAACAATTAAATGGCTTTATTTATGAGCTATATGTAAAAGAGGCCTATAGAGGCAAGGGTATTTCGAAAGTATTAATGAATGTTGCTATTGAGCAATTGAGACAGGAAGGATATTCAGAAGTCAGACTTAGCGCTTACGTAGGGAACCATGCGATAAAACTATATGAAAAAATGGGGTTTAGTTACAGAACCGTAAGTATGAATTTACAATTGTAAAAGTCCTTAATCATACACAATCTAAATAAGTACCTGGTTGTATTTAATAATCGATTGTTTTTGTATTATGGATTTCATAAGTTCATTCAAAATTATTTGCTTATAGCAATCGTGCACTCAATAGGAGCTTTACATGTTAAGGGAATAACAAAAAAGATTGAAGCCAAAGAGCTTCAATCTTTCTTATTCATACATTTCTGTATATGCGTTTGCCGTATTTGATTAGCCCTACCAAGCCCCTTAACAGCACCTAATAGAAGCTTAATTTACATCATGTTGCAATAAAAAATTTGAAAATAATAGCAAAAACTTAAGTAATACGGCATTATACATACAAACTGTGTTCGGTATGCATAGTAACTAAATTAGTCAGTGAAGCATAAAGAAGTTAAGTAACCTAACATTAATAAAAGACCAATACCCATTGCGATTGACATACTTTGTACCTCCTTTTAAAAAACGACACATTTATACATAAATTATT
This genomic interval from Lysinibacillus sphaericus contains the following:
- a CDS encoding nucleotidyl transferase AbiEii/AbiGii toxin family protein, producing MKQVNEVPKSVLNQLAEVAQQQQESLEALVAFYSQERLLVRLAASSYEDQYWLYGEFLLGTLTNDIKSSSGITLCAKKMVNKESIIKHAFKEISTVKVAEDGVAFVSDEIEVSSSGEEEVQIRIPAQIGHITTYIEIAITLFNSASMAPRKIATASLLNSSSTELLAYPTELIIAHKFNTIYQYPTLEETLKDYYAIYLLASTQNFEGRVLQEAILDTFERHKTTIEKNPPVFSKRFDLDDSKNKAWQQLLTQQVSFAKVQKLVHQFLWPIYNQIEVEDEFFENWDYTCGNWR
- a CDS encoding GNAT family N-acetyltransferase gives rise to the protein MEVRKPNNFEKDEIIALSPQALFDGTLGGVRATNEKVMNLIEPLLNKGCYYLIATENHNLMGWILIGENKDQFTEQLNGFIYELYVKEAYRGKGISKVLMNVAIEQLRQEGYSEVRLSAYVGNHAIKLYEKMGFSYRTVSMNLQL
- a CDS encoding AraC family transcriptional regulator — its product is MDWIVRINRVMDYIEQNLSGKIDAKEVAKLACCSEYHFPRMFSAITGFTLAEYIRRRRLSQAAFELQNNSSIRIIDLSIKYGYDSPDAFSRAFKNLHGVTPTVARKKGIELKAIPRLSFHISIKGDVEMDYRIEVLEVEVEIVGVKQEVRTADAFIDIPKMWEAANKNGLLQRLINMSWESPQCKMEGILGVCGKQAAITDEEFDYFMGCRYSQKFPNDMEKIVIPKNTTWAVFPNIMDAWNRLYTEWLPSSGYELADLPCVENYLAPDRIPSNELWVPVLQK